The following proteins are encoded in a genomic region of Kineosporiaceae bacterium:
- a CDS encoding undecaprenyl/decaprenyl-phosphate alpha-N-acetylglucosaminyl 1-phosphate transferase — MRIYIYVFLIAAAVTYLTTPFVRRMARRIGAITPVRDRDVHVVPIPRLGGLAMFLGFAAALLVASRTEFLGRLFVGGEPWGVLLGALVVVLLGVADDVWDLDAITKLAGQALAAGLMAWKGVQLVFLPIFGVTIPSFGTLFVLTVLIIVVTINAVNFVDGLDGLAAGILGIAGTAFFSYTYLLAKDQLPNVPEASRSYAFASLASLITAAMVGCCVGFLPHNFNPARVFMGDSGSMLLGLLLASSTVTITGVDPGAVRLAAPAFFPLVIPLAVLAVPLIDLGMAVVRRTRAGRKPWHPDKSHLHHRLLRLGHSHARAVLLIYLWTAIAAFGVALMAFVPVLTALAAGAGAIIVALGITLGPLRGRPGSAAVATGNHGSTVTEWTGQQSPEHSPIGQPSHPSQPSPPSRAPQQSGHAR; from the coding sequence ATGCGCATCTACATCTATGTCTTCTTGATCGCCGCGGCGGTGACGTACCTGACCACGCCGTTCGTGCGACGGATGGCCCGGCGCATCGGCGCGATCACCCCGGTGCGCGACCGCGACGTCCACGTGGTGCCGATCCCTCGGCTGGGCGGGTTGGCGATGTTCCTCGGGTTCGCCGCGGCGCTGTTGGTGGCCTCACGCACCGAGTTCCTCGGTCGGCTGTTCGTCGGGGGCGAGCCGTGGGGGGTGTTGTTGGGCGCACTGGTGGTGGTGCTGCTCGGGGTCGCGGACGACGTGTGGGACCTGGACGCCATCACCAAGCTCGCCGGCCAGGCCCTGGCCGCCGGGTTGATGGCGTGGAAGGGCGTCCAGCTGGTCTTCCTGCCGATCTTCGGGGTGACCATCCCCTCGTTCGGCACCCTGTTCGTGCTGACGGTGCTGATCATCGTGGTGACCATCAATGCGGTGAACTTCGTCGACGGTCTGGACGGCCTGGCTGCGGGCATCCTCGGCATCGCGGGCACCGCGTTCTTCAGCTACACCTACCTGCTGGCCAAGGATCAACTGCCCAACGTGCCCGAGGCGAGTCGCAGCTACGCCTTCGCCTCGCTGGCCTCACTGATCACGGCGGCGATGGTGGGGTGTTGTGTCGGCTTCCTGCCGCACAACTTCAACCCCGCCCGGGTGTTCATGGGCGACTCCGGCTCGATGCTGCTGGGCCTGTTGCTGGCCTCCTCGACGGTGACCATCACGGGGGTGGACCCGGGCGCGGTGCGCCTGGCAGCGCCGGCCTTCTTCCCCTTGGTCATCCCGCTGGCGGTGCTGGCCGTCCCGCTGATCGACCTGGGCATGGCCGTGGTGCGGCGCACCCGGGCCGGGCGCAAGCCGTGGCATCCGGACAAGTCCCACCTGCATCACCGGTTGTTGCGCCTGGGGCACAGTCACGCGCGCGCGGTGCTGCTCATCTACCTCTGGACGGCGATCGCTGCCTTCGGGGTGGCGCTGATGGCCTTCGTGCCGGTGCTGACGGCGCTGGCCGCGGGGGCAGGAGCGATCATCGTGGCGCTGGGCATCACGCTCGGCCCGCTGCGCGGCCGGCCGGGCAGCGCTGCCGTCGCCACCGGGAACCACGGGTCCACGGTCACCGAGTGGACCGGACAACAGTCGCCGGAACACTCGCCGATCGGGCAGCCGTCCCACCCGTCTCAGCCGTCGCCACCGTCGCGGGCGCCTCAACAGAGCGGTCACGCACGGTGA
- a CDS encoding threonylcarbamoyl-AMP synthase codes for MAYRFDCSESAGRRRGVERAVVAVHEGNLVVFPVDSAYGLGCDAFSAESVARLRALKGHGRHQPPPVLIGHARTLDGVATSISPAARDLVAAFWPGPLTLLCIAQPTLDWDLGDTGGTVAVRMPLHPLALCLLAETGPMAVTGAAAPGSTLGPPQTCGEVREAFADEVEVYLDAGHLSRPEASTIVDVTEATPRLLRAGALDVETLRAVVPDLIAG; via the coding sequence GTGGCCTACCGTTTCGACTGTTCCGAGAGCGCCGGCCGGCGCCGGGGCGTCGAACGTGCCGTTGTCGCGGTGCACGAGGGCAACCTGGTGGTGTTTCCGGTCGACAGCGCCTACGGCCTGGGCTGCGACGCGTTCTCGGCCGAGTCGGTCGCCCGGCTGCGCGCGCTGAAGGGTCACGGTCGCCACCAGCCGCCGCCGGTCCTGATCGGGCACGCTCGCACCCTGGACGGCGTGGCCACCTCGATCTCACCGGCCGCGCGCGACCTGGTGGCCGCGTTCTGGCCCGGGCCGCTCACCCTGCTCTGCATCGCCCAGCCCACGCTCGACTGGGATCTGGGCGACACCGGCGGCACGGTCGCCGTCCGAATGCCGCTGCACCCGCTGGCACTGTGCCTGCTCGCCGAAACCGGCCCGATGGCGGTCACCGGGGCCGCTGCTCCCGGGTCGACCCTCGGCCCGCCGCAGACCTGTGGCGAGGTGCGTGAGGCGTTCGCCGACGAGGTCGAGGTCTACCTGGATGCCGGCCACCTGAGCCGTCCGGAGGCCTCCACCATCGTCGATGTCACCGAGGCGACGCCCCGGCTGTTGCGCGCGGGGGCGCTGGACGTCGAGACCCTGCGCGCCGTCGTCCCTGACCTGATCGCCGGGTAG
- the prmC gene encoding peptide chain release factor N(5)-glutamine methyltransferase, whose protein sequence is MPRADLATTIRLGEQRLAAAGVPSPRADAELLAALVLRCSRGELVAATVRGDWLNPPQLAFLTHLLDQRVARVPLQHLTGRAPFRRLELAVGPGVFVPRPETEVLVQAVLDELAELDEVREPAAQDGEPLVVDLCTGSAAIALAVADEAPQARVVALELDPAALVWAARNVAEYSGGGVGPVAGQRVELRDGDVAGAGGPGGVLADLVGRVDVVVSNPPYIPDDAVPLDPEVAVHDPALALFGGGVDGMAVPAAVVETARALLRPGGLLLMEHADVQGAVTRALVVGAWHEVVTLPDLTGRDRVLRARRPR, encoded by the coding sequence GTGCCGCGGGCCGATCTGGCCACGACGATCCGGCTCGGCGAGCAACGGCTGGCGGCGGCCGGGGTGCCCAGTCCTCGGGCGGACGCCGAGCTGCTGGCAGCCCTGGTGCTGAGGTGCAGTCGGGGCGAGCTGGTCGCGGCGACGGTGCGCGGCGACTGGCTGAACCCTCCCCAGCTGGCGTTTCTCACCCACTTGCTCGACCAGCGCGTGGCTCGGGTGCCGTTGCAGCACCTGACCGGTCGCGCCCCGTTCCGGCGGCTGGAGCTCGCCGTCGGGCCGGGGGTGTTCGTGCCCCGCCCCGAGACCGAGGTGTTGGTGCAGGCCGTGCTCGACGAGCTCGCCGAGCTCGACGAGGTTCGCGAGCCCGCGGCGCAGGACGGCGAACCGCTGGTGGTCGACCTGTGCACCGGCTCGGCGGCGATCGCCCTGGCCGTGGCGGACGAGGCCCCCCAGGCCCGCGTGGTGGCCCTCGAACTCGACCCCGCCGCGCTGGTCTGGGCCGCCCGCAACGTGGCCGAGTACAGCGGTGGAGGCGTGGGACCCGTTGCGGGGCAACGGGTCGAGCTGCGTGATGGCGATGTCGCCGGCGCCGGCGGCCCCGGGGGAGTCCTCGCCGACCTGGTCGGCCGGGTCGATGTGGTGGTCTCCAACCCGCCCTACATCCCGGACGACGCCGTGCCGCTCGACCCGGAGGTCGCCGTCCACGACCCGGCGCTGGCGCTGTTCGGCGGTGGTGTCGACGGCATGGCCGTGCCCGCCGCGGTGGTCGAGACGGCCCGGGCGCTGTTGCGCCCCGGTGGCCTGCTGCTGATGGAACACGCCGACGTCCAGGGTGCCGTCACCCGTGCCCTGGTGGTGGGGGCCTGGCACGAGGTCGTCACCCTGCCCGATCTCACCGGTCGCGATCGCGTGCTGCGCGCCCGCCGTCCCCGCTGA
- the prfA gene encoding peptide chain release factor 1, whose protein sequence is MSLAVGPLLAEHAEIETRLADPSVHADAALARTLGRRYAELTAVTQAHRAWRAAADDAATARELGELDESLAAEVPSLEAAEEATRERLHTLLLPRDPDDDRDVILEVKAGEGGAESALFAGDLLRMYLRYAERQGWRTEVIDATESELGGYKDVSLAVSYRGNPAPGEGVFARLKFEGGVHRVQRVPVTESQGRIHTSAAGVLVLPEVETVEVDLRDDDLRIDVYRSSGPGGQSVNTTDSAVRITHLPSGIVVSCQNEKSQLQNKESALRILRARLHAAAAEAAEAEASAARRSQVRTVDRSERIRTYNYPENRIADHRTGYKAYNLDAVLDGELEPVIQSCLDADQAAKLAGAQA, encoded by the coding sequence CTGAGCCTCGCCGTCGGGCCGTTGCTGGCCGAGCACGCCGAGATCGAGACCCGGCTGGCCGACCCGTCGGTGCACGCCGACGCGGCCCTGGCCCGCACCCTGGGACGGCGCTACGCCGAGCTCACCGCGGTGACCCAGGCGCATCGTGCCTGGCGGGCTGCTGCGGACGACGCCGCCACCGCCCGCGAACTGGGTGAGCTCGACGAGTCCCTGGCTGCCGAGGTTCCCTCGCTCGAGGCGGCCGAGGAGGCCACCCGCGAACGGCTGCACACGCTGCTGTTGCCGCGTGACCCGGACGACGACCGCGACGTGATCCTCGAGGTCAAGGCCGGCGAGGGTGGTGCCGAGTCGGCGCTGTTCGCCGGTGACCTGCTGCGGATGTACCTGCGCTACGCCGAGCGCCAGGGGTGGCGCACCGAGGTGATCGATGCGACCGAGAGCGAGCTGGGCGGCTACAAGGACGTCTCGCTCGCCGTGTCCTACCGCGGCAACCCGGCCCCGGGTGAGGGGGTGTTCGCGCGCCTGAAGTTCGAGGGCGGCGTCCACCGGGTGCAGCGGGTGCCGGTCACCGAGTCGCAGGGTCGCATCCACACCAGCGCGGCCGGCGTCCTGGTGTTGCCCGAGGTCGAGACGGTCGAGGTCGACCTCCGGGACGACGATCTGCGCATCGACGTCTACCGCTCCTCCGGGCCGGGTGGGCAGAGCGTCAACACCACCGACTCCGCGGTGCGGATCACCCACCTGCCCAGCGGCATCGTCGTGTCGTGCCAGAACGAGAAGAGCCAGTTGCAGAACAAGGAGTCGGCGCTACGCATCCTGCGCGCCCGACTGCACGCCGCCGCGGCCGAGGCCGCTGAGGCCGAGGCGTCGGCGGCCCGGCGCTCGCAGGTGCGCACCGTCGATCGCAGCGAGCGGATCCGCACCTACAACTACCCCGAGAACCGCATCGCCGATCACCGCACCGGATACAAGGCCTACAACCTCGATGCCGTGCTGGACGGCGAGCTCGAGCCGGTGATCCAGTCCTGTCTGGACGCCGACCAGGCCGCCAAACTGGCCGGCGCGCAGGCGTGA
- the rpmE gene encoding 50S ribosomal protein L31 → MKSGIHPEYVETTVTCTCGATFTTHSTAKNGVIHADVCSQCHPFYTGKQKILDTGGRVARFQQRYGKKQGGK, encoded by the coding sequence ATGAAGAGCGGCATCCACCCGGAGTACGTCGAGACCACGGTGACCTGCACCTGTGGCGCGACGTTCACCACCCACAGCACGGCCAAGAACGGCGTGATCCACGCCGATGTCTGCAGCCAGTGCCACCCCTTCTACACCGGCAAGCAGAAGATCCTGGACACCGGTGGCCGCGTGGCCCGGTTCCAGCAGCGCTACGGCAAGAAGCAGGGCGGCAAGTAG
- the rho gene encoding transcription termination factor Rho: MRLPQLQAIAAELGISGTARMRKSDLLEAIRARQGGGGAQQQSLPLQGERAQRAPRTSRAASAPAAEVAPAAAVETAPPAAPGEDAAPSRTATSRQPANTENGAAQSGTSETTAETADGGARRRERRPQRDGQRDTQREGQRDPQREGQNRQQGQPAQQNGSQGAPSTRHEEDDEDGEGRGRRRRGRYRDRKRRQRPDGPGGGPGMVDDTEITEDDVLVPVAGILDVLDNYAFLRTSGYLPGPNDVYVSLGQVKKHGLRKGDAITGAVRAQREGEATRQKFNALVRLDTVNGAGPDEGRARPEFGKLTPLYPQERLRLETDASQMSNRIIDLVAPIGKGQRGLIVSPPKAGKTLILQAIANAITRNNPECHLMVVLVDERPEEVTDMQRTVKGEVIASTFDRPAEDHTTVAELAIERAKRLVELGHDVVVLLDSITRLGRAYNLAAPASGRILSGGVDSSALYPPKRFFGAARNIENGGSLTILATALVETGSKMDEVIFEEFKGTGNMELRLSRNLADKRIFPAVDVNASGTRREEILMSRDELNIVWKLRRVMGALEPQAAIELLLGRVKDTKSNAEFLMQVQKTTPVPGRDDD; the protein is encoded by the coding sequence CTGCGGCTGCCCCAGCTCCAGGCGATAGCAGCAGAACTCGGCATCAGTGGGACGGCGCGGATGCGCAAGTCCGATCTGCTCGAGGCCATCCGCGCCCGCCAGGGCGGCGGCGGTGCCCAACAGCAATCCTTGCCGTTGCAGGGCGAGCGCGCCCAGCGCGCACCCCGAACCAGCCGTGCCGCGAGTGCACCCGCCGCCGAGGTCGCCCCCGCGGCGGCGGTCGAGACCGCGCCGCCGGCCGCTCCCGGCGAGGACGCGGCGCCGTCCCGGACCGCGACGTCCCGGCAGCCGGCCAACACCGAGAACGGTGCCGCCCAGAGCGGCACGAGCGAGACCACTGCCGAGACCGCCGACGGCGGCGCTCGCCGGCGCGAGCGGCGTCCGCAGCGTGACGGCCAGCGCGATACCCAGCGTGAGGGGCAGCGCGACCCCCAGCGCGAGGGCCAGAACCGGCAGCAGGGCCAGCCCGCTCAGCAGAATGGCAGCCAGGGCGCGCCGAGCACCCGCCACGAGGAGGACGACGAGGACGGCGAGGGTCGTGGCCGGCGTCGTCGCGGCCGGTACCGCGACCGCAAGCGCCGCCAGCGTCCCGATGGCCCGGGCGGTGGGCCGGGCATGGTCGACGACACCGAGATCACCGAGGACGACGTCCTGGTTCCGGTCGCCGGCATCCTCGATGTCCTGGACAACTACGCCTTCCTGCGCACCTCTGGTTACCTGCCCGGGCCGAACGACGTGTACGTCTCGCTCGGTCAGGTCAAGAAGCACGGCCTGCGCAAGGGTGACGCCATCACCGGTGCCGTGCGGGCACAGCGCGAGGGCGAGGCCACCCGCCAGAAGTTCAATGCCCTGGTACGCCTCGACACCGTCAACGGCGCCGGCCCTGACGAGGGACGGGCACGCCCCGAATTCGGCAAGCTGACCCCGCTCTACCCGCAGGAGCGGTTGCGGCTCGAGACCGACGCCAGCCAGATGAGCAACCGGATCATCGATCTGGTGGCCCCGATCGGCAAGGGGCAGCGTGGTCTGATCGTCTCCCCGCCGAAGGCCGGTAAGACGCTGATCCTGCAGGCGATCGCCAACGCGATCACCCGCAACAACCCCGAGTGCCACCTCATGGTCGTGCTGGTCGACGAGCGGCCCGAAGAGGTCACCGACATGCAGCGCACGGTCAAGGGTGAGGTCATCGCCTCGACCTTCGACCGCCCGGCCGAGGACCACACCACGGTCGCCGAGCTGGCCATCGAACGAGCCAAGCGCCTGGTCGAGCTGGGCCACGACGTCGTCGTCCTACTCGACTCGATCACTCGTCTGGGCCGCGCCTACAACCTGGCGGCCCCGGCATCCGGGCGCATCCTGTCCGGCGGTGTCGACTCCAGCGCGCTGTACCCGCCGAAGCGGTTCTTCGGTGCGGCGCGCAACATCGAGAACGGCGGATCGCTGACCATCCTGGCCACCGCACTGGTCGAGACCGGCTCGAAGATGGACGAGGTGATCTTCGAGGAGTTCAAGGGCACCGGCAACATGGAACTGCGCCTGAGCCGCAACCTGGCCGACAAGCGCATCTTCCCGGCGGTCGACGTCAACGCCTCGGGTACCCGGCGCGAAGAGATCCTGATGTCGCGCGACGAGCTCAACATCGTCTGGAAGCTGCGTCGGGTGATGGGTGCGCTGGAGCCGCAGGCCGCGATCGAGCTGCTGCTCGGTCGGGTGAAGGACACCAAGAGCAACGCCGAGTTCCTGATGCAGGTACAGAAGACCACCCCGGTGCCTGGCCGCGACGACGACTGA
- a CDS encoding homoserine kinase, protein MPHAAAVRYGVAVRARTPASSANLGPGFDSMALALDLHDEVSVEAYRPVPGEPTVRVEVSGQGKDAVPLTEDHLVVRSLRAGLAHAVAAGGAPAPAPGLHLTCHNAIPHGRGLGSSAAAIAVGLVLARGLLAEPHLLDDEAIFALATAAEGHPDNASAALFGGCTLSWGDQSGHPRTVSLPVASQLRAVVCVPDVELATSRARAMLPQLIPHSDAAFNAGRSALLTHAIGHRLDLLFAATEDRLHQQQRAPAMPQTAALLAAVRARGVAAVVSGAGPSLLVLGEGDAPLSAVRDALAQTPDGVGRGVGEWLVLSLPVDTTGTVLV, encoded by the coding sequence CTGCCCCACGCCGCCGCCGTCCGGTACGGGGTCGCCGTGCGCGCCCGGACCCCGGCCTCCAGCGCCAACCTCGGCCCCGGGTTCGACAGCATGGCGCTGGCCCTGGACCTGCACGACGAGGTCTCGGTCGAGGCCTACCGGCCGGTGCCGGGTGAGCCGACGGTGCGGGTCGAGGTCTCGGGCCAGGGCAAGGACGCCGTCCCGCTCACCGAGGATCATCTGGTGGTCCGGTCGCTGCGGGCCGGGCTGGCCCACGCCGTCGCGGCGGGCGGCGCGCCGGCCCCGGCGCCCGGTCTGCACCTGACGTGTCACAACGCGATACCGCACGGGCGCGGGCTGGGATCCTCGGCCGCCGCCATCGCGGTCGGTCTGGTGCTGGCCCGAGGCCTGCTCGCCGAACCGCACCTGCTGGACGACGAGGCGATCTTCGCGTTGGCGACCGCCGCCGAGGGCCACCCCGACAATGCCTCGGCGGCCTTGTTCGGGGGGTGCACCCTCTCGTGGGGCGATCAGTCGGGTCACCCGCGCACCGTGTCACTTCCGGTTGCGTCTCAACTACGCGCAGTGGTCTGCGTGCCGGACGTCGAACTGGCCACCTCGCGCGCGAGAGCCATGCTGCCGCAACTGATTCCACATTCTGACGCTGCGTTCAACGCTGGTCGCTCGGCGTTGTTGACTCATGCCATCGGTCATCGCCTCGACCTGCTGTTCGCTGCGACGGAGGATCGGCTGCATCAGCAGCAGCGCGCGCCGGCGATGCCGCAGACGGCCGCTCTGCTCGCGGCCGTGCGAGCTCGGGGAGTGGCCGCTGTGGTGTCCGGGGCCGGGCCGAGCCTGCTGGTCCTCGGCGAGGGCGACGCGCCGCTGTCTGCGGTGCGGGACGCCCTGGCTCAGACCCCGGACGGCGTCGGCCGTGGGGTGGGCGAGTGGTTGGTGCTGTCGCTGCCGGTCGACACCACGGGCACCGTGCTGGTCTGA
- a CDS encoding homoserine dehydrogenase, with protein sequence MNGQDGGQSLKVALLGCGVVGTEVARLLTRHADELSRRVGARLELSGIAVRRIGRRRGLDVPAELFTTDADALVKDADIVIEVIGGIEPARSLILAGMAAGAGVVTANKVLLAEDGPTLYAAAAEHGVDLYFEAAVAGAIPLLRPLRESLAGDRVNKVLGIVNGTTNYVLDKMDTSGMSFAEAVAQAQALGYAEADPTADVEGFDAAAKAAILASLAFHTRVSAADVHREGITGVTAADVAGADQLGAVVKLLAICERTSSADADGVVREGVSVRVHPAMIPRSHPLGGVREAYNAVFVESEAAGQLMFYGRGAGGQPTASAVLGDVISVARNRVAGGRGPGESAHADLPVRPMGEVPTRYHISLDVADRPGVLAAVAQVFADHQVSIETVRQQQLGRTAEGVADGLDAHAGRAALVVVTHTAPDAALAATVEALASLDIVEGVQSVMRVEQ encoded by the coding sequence GTGAACGGTCAGGACGGCGGGCAGTCACTCAAGGTGGCGCTGCTCGGCTGTGGCGTGGTCGGCACCGAGGTGGCTCGGTTGCTCACCCGGCACGCTGACGAGCTCTCCCGGCGCGTGGGCGCGAGGCTGGAACTGTCCGGCATCGCCGTGCGCCGCATCGGCCGCCGGCGCGGCCTGGACGTGCCGGCCGAGCTGTTCACGACGGACGCCGACGCCCTGGTCAAGGACGCCGACATCGTGATCGAGGTGATCGGCGGCATCGAGCCGGCCCGCAGCCTGATCCTGGCCGGCATGGCCGCCGGAGCAGGGGTGGTCACGGCCAACAAGGTGCTGCTGGCCGAGGACGGCCCGACGCTGTACGCCGCCGCGGCCGAGCACGGCGTCGATCTGTACTTCGAGGCGGCGGTGGCCGGGGCGATCCCGCTGTTGCGCCCGCTGCGCGAGTCGCTGGCCGGTGACCGGGTCAACAAGGTGCTCGGCATCGTCAACGGCACCACCAACTACGTGCTCGACAAGATGGACACCTCGGGCATGTCCTTCGCCGAGGCGGTGGCCCAGGCACAGGCGCTCGGCTACGCCGAGGCCGACCCGACCGCCGATGTCGAGGGCTTCGACGCCGCTGCCAAGGCCGCGATCCTGGCCAGCTTGGCCTTCCACACCCGGGTGAGTGCGGCCGACGTGCATCGCGAGGGCATCACGGGCGTGACCGCTGCCGACGTGGCGGGCGCCGACCAGCTCGGGGCCGTCGTCAAGCTGCTCGCGATCTGCGAGCGGACCTCCTCCGCCGATGCCGATGGTGTTGTGCGCGAGGGGGTTTCGGTGCGCGTTCACCCGGCGATGATCCCGCGCAGTCACCCGCTGGGTGGGGTTCGTGAGGCGTACAACGCCGTGTTCGTCGAGTCCGAGGCCGCCGGGCAGCTGATGTTCTACGGCCGCGGGGCCGGGGGGCAACCGACCGCCAGCGCCGTCCTGGGTGATGTGATCAGCGTGGCGCGCAACCGGGTCGCCGGGGGTCGTGGGCCGGGGGAGTCGGCCCACGCCGACCTGCCGGTGCGCCCGATGGGCGAGGTGCCCACGCGCTATCACATCAGCCTCGACGTGGCCGATCGCCCGGGGGTGCTCGCGGCGGTGGCGCAGGTCTTCGCCGATCACCAGGTCTCGATCGAGACCGTGCGCCAGCAGCAGCTGGGCCGTACGGCCGAGGGTGTGGCCGACGGGCTCGACGCACATGCCGGCCGCGCTGCTCTGGTCGTGGTCACCCACACCGCCCCGGACGCCGCGTTGGCCGCCACCGTCGAGGCGCTCGCCTCGCTGGACATCGTCGAGGGCGTGCAGAGTGTGATGCGGGTCGAGCAGTGA